The Lysobacter enzymogenes genome window below encodes:
- a CDS encoding winged helix-turn-helix transcriptional regulator produces the protein MIPHGLDPREIVRRSQAACAALSDDHDGLKRDILGHAGNRWSLGVVYALGVTSPLRHAELRRQLPGVTQRMLTRTLRQLERDGLIERRDFHEVPPRVEYKLTPLGLGLLVQMIPLWTWVIDNADAFAAARRRFDAQPGAAPAP, from the coding sequence GTGATACCGCACGGCCTCGACCCGCGCGAGATCGTCCGCCGCTCGCAAGCCGCCTGCGCCGCGCTCAGCGACGACCACGACGGCCTCAAGCGCGACATCCTCGGCCACGCCGGCAACCGCTGGTCGCTCGGCGTGGTCTACGCACTGGGCGTAACCAGTCCCTTGCGCCACGCCGAACTGCGCCGACAACTGCCCGGCGTCACCCAGCGCATGCTGACCCGCACCCTGCGCCAGCTCGAACGCGACGGCCTGATCGAACGCCGCGACTTCCACGAAGTCCCGCCGCGGGTCGAATACAAGCTGACCCCACTCGGCCTGGGCCTGCTCGTACAGATGATCCCGCTGTGGACCTGGGTGATCGACAACGCCGACGCCTTCGCCGCCGCGCGCCGGCGCTTCGACGCCCAACCCGGCGCCGCCCCCGCGCCCTGA